GTCCGAACCCACCCACCCGCTGCGCGTGAGCGCCCGAGGGCTGCTGCGCCGGCGCGGCGTGTGGCTGCCGTCGGCGGTGATCCTCGGCCTGCTGTCGTTCGTCCTGTCGCTGCTCTACCTGGGTGCCAACAACGACCCGGTCGGCTCGACGAAGGACCTGCCGATCGCCCTGGTCAACGCGGACAAGGGCACCCAGGTGGCCGGGAAGCGGATCGATCTGGGCGCGCAGATCACCGCGCGGATCACCGGAGCGGCCGACCTGAAGGAGAAGGTCGACTGGCAGCAGGTCGACCGCCGTACCGCCGACGACCTGCTGGCCCGCGGCAAGGTGTTCGGCGCCCTCGTCATCCCCGACGACTTCTCCGCCTCCGTGGCCGCCCTCGCCGGGCCCGCGCAGCGCACGCCGCACCCGCCGACCATGACGGCCCTCACCAACCCGGCCGCCGGAAGCTTCGGCTCCTCCATGGCCACCGAGATCAACCGCAAGGTCGTCGAGACGACCTCCGCGGAGGTGGGCAAGCAGCTGGGCCAGGCGGCCGCGCAGCGGGCGGCGCAGGCCGCGAAGGCACACGCCGCCACCGCCCCGGGCGCCGCCACCGCGCACACCGCCCCCGCGCCGGGTGCCGCCGCGCAGCTGACGATCGCCGACCCCGTGCACCTCTCCGTCCAGGAGGGGCACCCCCTCGGACAGCACAGCGGTCTCGGCC
The DNA window shown above is from Streptomyces vietnamensis and carries:
- a CDS encoding YhgE/Pip domain-containing protein, producing the protein MSEPTHPLRVSARGLLRRRGVWLPSAVILGLLSFVLSLLYLGANNDPVGSTKDLPIALVNADKGTQVAGKRIDLGAQITARITGAADLKEKVDWQQVDRRTADDLLARGKVFGALVIPDDFSASVAALAGPAQRTPHPPTMTALTNPAAGSFGSSMATEINRKVVETTSAEVGKQLGQAAAQRAAQAAKAHAATAPGAATAHTAPAPGAAAQLTIADPVHLSVQEGHPLGQHSGLGLSAFFYALVLVLGGMLGANVIHMQVDTALGYAASDKGPFRIVKPVQHATRLHHFLVCSALMVVLSMLTSALAMAAAVGVIGIDASNLPMLWLFGTCATAAMGITALALLAVFGTPGPLVSMLVLIGLAVPSAGATIPIQALPDFYRFLAEFEPFRQVVDGVRSILYFGAQTDAGLGRAWTMVAIGFGASLALGLVFTRLYDRRGLHRSTPHLAQPVPVG